One region of Pirellulales bacterium genomic DNA includes:
- a CDS encoding PQQ-binding-like beta-propeller repeat protein, with protein MLKQIFAGRIVLAAFALIVTATLSAHAENWPQWRGPRDDGTSLETGLPTTWSATENIAWRLPMPGPAGATPVVWGDHIFLTSARERDLLLIACDTAGKQLWERVVATGDQEVRGDEGNSASPSPCTDGKHVWTLMGTGDLACYDFAGNEAWKFNLQDRYGKFQIQFGMTSTPVLDGDKLYLQLLHTGTALVVCLDKTTGAEIWQQKRPSDARAECEHSYASPVLYRDSGHEFLLTHGGDYVVAHRLADGAEIWRCGGLNPKGNYNPTLRFVASPVAAEGLVVVPSAKNGPVLGISPDARGDISETQEGHVWTRAKNTPDVPSPVVHDGLVYLCRENGVLICVDAKSGRELYEERAHPTRYRASPVYGDGKIYLTARDGVVTVVKAGRQFELLAENKLGEDKDAISISSSPAISGGRIYLRAFDALYAIGPKVAK; from the coding sequence ATGCTGAAGCAAATCTTTGCCGGGCGGATCGTCCTGGCCGCATTCGCTCTGATCGTTACCGCAACGCTTTCCGCTCATGCCGAGAATTGGCCGCAATGGCGCGGCCCGCGCGATGACGGCACCAGCCTCGAGACTGGACTGCCGACCACCTGGAGCGCGACCGAGAACATCGCCTGGCGATTGCCAATGCCCGGACCGGCCGGCGCGACCCCCGTCGTGTGGGGCGACCATATATTCCTTACCAGCGCCCGCGAACGCGATTTGCTGCTGATTGCTTGCGACACCGCGGGCAAGCAATTGTGGGAGCGCGTTGTCGCGACCGGTGATCAAGAAGTGCGCGGCGACGAAGGCAACTCGGCTTCGCCTTCTCCTTGCACCGATGGCAAGCACGTCTGGACGTTGATGGGCACTGGTGACCTGGCCTGCTACGACTTCGCCGGTAACGAAGCGTGGAAGTTCAACCTGCAAGATCGCTACGGCAAATTCCAGATTCAATTCGGCATGACCTCTACTCCGGTGCTGGATGGCGACAAGCTCTATTTGCAATTGCTGCACACCGGCACGGCCTTGGTCGTCTGCCTGGACAAAACAACCGGCGCCGAAATCTGGCAGCAAAAGCGTCCCAGCGATGCTCGCGCCGAATGCGAGCACTCTTATGCTTCGCCGGTGCTCTACCGTGATAGCGGGCATGAGTTTCTGCTGACTCATGGCGGCGATTACGTCGTGGCCCATCGCCTGGCCGATGGCGCCGAGATCTGGCGCTGTGGCGGGCTGAATCCCAAGGGGAATTACAATCCCACGCTGCGATTCGTCGCCTCGCCGGTCGCGGCCGAGGGGTTGGTCGTCGTCCCCAGCGCGAAGAACGGTCCCGTCCTGGGCATTTCGCCCGACGCCCGCGGCGACATTTCCGAGACCCAAGAGGGGCACGTTTGGACCCGGGCTAAGAACACCCCGGACGTTCCGTCGCCGGTTGTTCACGACGGACTGGTGTACCTCTGCCGCGAGAACGGGGTGCTGATTTGCGTCGATGCCAAATCGGGCCGCGAACTCTACGAAGAACGAGCCCACCCGACGCGCTATCGTGCTTCGCCTGTCTATGGGGATGGCAAGATCTATCTGACTGCCCGCGATGGCGTCGTTACGGTCGTCAAGGCGGGCCGGCAGTTTGAGTTGCTGGCCGAGAATAAGCTAGGTGAAGATAAGGACGCCATCTCGATCTCGTCGTCGCCGGCAATCTCGGGAGGGCGGATTTATCTGCGGGCTTTCGACGCCTTGTACGCCATCGGGCCCAAAGTCGCGAAATAG